From Jeotgalibaca dankookensis, one genomic window encodes:
- the pflA gene encoding pyruvate formate-lyase-activating protein: MTTPLKGFVHSTESFGSVDGPGIRFVVFMQGCRMRCQFCHNPDTWNIGAGTEMTTDELLDMAMEYEYFWGDKGGITVSGGEPLLQIDFIIELFQKAKALGVNTALDTCGQPFTRDEPFFGRFEELMKVTDLILMDIKHIDRQKHKELTMWVNDSILDMTQYLSEIGQPIWVRHVLIPERTDYDEFLTRLGDYIATLKNVQKVEILPYHKMGIYKYQALGIPYKLEGIDSPTQERVENARRLLRCDEYKNYLAV, from the coding sequence ATGACTACCCCATTAAAAGGTTTTGTTCATTCTACTGAGAGTTTTGGTTCAGTAGACGGTCCAGGAATCCGTTTTGTGGTCTTTATGCAAGGATGTCGCATGCGCTGTCAATTTTGTCACAACCCTGATACTTGGAATATCGGTGCCGGAACAGAAATGACAACCGATGAACTATTGGATATGGCTATGGAATACGAATATTTTTGGGGTGATAAAGGCGGCATCACTGTTAGTGGGGGAGAGCCACTACTTCAAATTGACTTTATCATTGAATTATTCCAAAAAGCCAAAGCATTAGGAGTTAACACGGCTTTAGATACGTGTGGCCAACCATTCACACGTGATGAACCATTTTTTGGTCGTTTTGAAGAATTAATGAAAGTAACGGACTTAATCTTGATGGATATTAAACACATTGACCGTCAAAAACATAAGGAATTAACCATGTGGGTAAATGATAGTATTTTAGATATGACACAATATCTCTCAGAAATAGGGCAACCCATTTGGGTTAGACACGTGCTGATACCTGAGCGGACGGACTATGATGAGTTTTTAACACGTTTAGGGGACTATATAGCTACATTGAAAAACGTTCAAAAAGTTGAAATATTACCTTACCATAAAATGGGAATCTATAAATATCAAGCGTTAGGGATTCCTTATAAACTTGAAGGAATTGATTCACCTACTCAAGAAAGAGTAGAAAATGCGCGTCGATTACTAAGATGCGATGAATATAAAAATTATTTAGCTGTATAG
- a CDS encoding metallophosphoesterase: protein MKIGVLSDLHIDINDRKLAPGTTYDQLLAELLYNNEVDILLLAGDISSDYRDSLKFLDKMRNHNVSKLFFVPGNHDYWSVRNNETNTKKIDRIFNERDESLVGRPFILNENQAIVANPGWYDYGFASKKYSLEEFENKKLNVGGWNDRLYVHWNKPDQVVASEMLQQIERDIQSTNNRDIILMTHVATHPQFVVPLPNRMYDYYNAFLGSKSYTALYDKYPINKSIMGHVHFRKTLKEKGIVYYCSCLGNGRHWWSDDPIVELSYAMETFEIEE, encoded by the coding sequence ATGAAAATAGGTGTTCTTTCAGATCTTCATATTGATATTAATGATCGTAAGTTAGCCCCGGGAACAACCTATGATCAATTACTGGCTGAGCTTCTCTACAATAATGAAGTGGATATTCTTCTCTTGGCTGGTGATATTAGTTCCGACTATCGGGATTCGTTAAAATTTTTAGATAAAATGAGGAATCACAACGTTTCAAAGCTATTTTTTGTCCCTGGAAATCATGATTATTGGTCAGTACGTAATAATGAAACCAATACGAAAAAAATTGATCGTATTTTCAACGAACGGGATGAGTCACTAGTGGGACGTCCGTTTATTTTAAATGAGAATCAGGCAATTGTGGCTAATCCCGGTTGGTATGACTATGGATTTGCTAGCAAAAAGTATTCATTAGAAGAATTTGAAAATAAGAAGTTAAATGTTGGAGGCTGGAATGATCGTTTGTATGTACACTGGAACAAACCAGACCAAGTAGTTGCTTCTGAAATGTTGCAACAAATTGAAAGGGATATTCAATCGACAAATAATCGTGACATTATCTTAATGACTCATGTTGCCACGCATCCACAATTTGTAGTACCTCTACCTAACCGAATGTATGATTATTACAATGCTTTTTTAGGAAGTAAAAGTTATACGGCTTTGTATGATAAATACCCAATAAATAAAAGTATCATGGGTCACGTCCATTTTCGTAAGACCTTAAAAGAAAAAGGCATTGTCTACTACTGTTCTTGTTTGGGAAATGGCAGACACTGGTGGTCAGATGACCCAATTGTTGAATTATCTTATGCAATGGAAACTTTTGAAATAGAGGAATAA
- the parC gene encoding DNA topoisomerase IV subunit A, whose protein sequence is MVESQEIKEMMMEDIMGDRFGRYSKYIIQDRALPDIRDGLKPVQRRILYAMYESGNIPGKQFRKSAKTVGNVIGNYHPHGDSSVYEAMIRLSQDWKMRETLVEMHGNNGSMDGDSAAAMRYTEARLAKISMELLGDIDSDTVDFILNFDDTDEEPLVLPARYPNLLVNGTTGISAGYATDIPPHNLGEVIDATTYLIDHPDATVKDLMKFIKGPDFPTGGIIQGLEGLQSAYKTGRGKIVIRSKTKIENLRGGKQQIVINEIPYEVNKAQLVKKMDEIRINRKLEGIAEVRDESDREGLQIVVELKKDANAEGILNYFFKNTDLQVNYHFNMVAIDERRPHQVGLARIITAYLEHQKEVIIRRTRFNLNKAETRLHIVDALIRVISILDEVIQMIRDSKDKKDAKHNIMKAFDFSEKQAEAIVSLQLYRLTNTDIVALQNEKLNLNEQVASYNSILNNEKILLKVMKNELVAVKKNFATPRRSTVEAEIDEITIETEVLIPDEQVYVVLTQEGYYKRTTLRSFAATDVADVGMREGDQPLLIEKASTLDAIVIFTNKGDYIHLPIHELPELKWKEMGHHLSQMIPFAPGEEIVAAHILKNDVQLSDKQTVLFITKEGLIKHTLLADYPSFRGYRKKKIMAIRLKTETDEVVSIDFVNKTESDYEVLIVTHNGFSLRFLLEEVNLTGARTSGVKAINLKSEDYVVGGALISKDDDKHPLLIVTQRGNAKRFRAGEITRSSRAQRGLLLIKELKTNPHRIIYLDANPEVDATYAIRTSRGQNKTFASKSLPFTPRYTNGSSILIESDEGAVYTIKKEYVFSEMDE, encoded by the coding sequence ATGGTAGAATCGCAGGAAATTAAGGAAATGATGATGGAAGATATTATGGGGGATCGGTTTGGCCGCTACTCTAAATATATCATCCAAGATCGTGCACTTCCCGATATCCGTGATGGTTTGAAACCGGTACAGCGTCGTATTTTGTATGCAATGTATGAGAGTGGTAATATTCCTGGTAAACAATTCCGTAAATCAGCAAAGACGGTTGGGAACGTTATTGGTAACTATCATCCACATGGGGATTCCAGTGTTTATGAAGCGATGATTCGTCTCAGTCAAGACTGGAAAATGCGCGAAACTTTAGTAGAAATGCATGGGAATAACGGAAGTATGGATGGTGATTCTGCCGCAGCAATGCGTTATACAGAAGCACGTTTAGCAAAAATTTCAATGGAACTATTAGGTGATATTGACAGTGACACAGTAGACTTTATTTTAAACTTCGATGATACAGACGAAGAACCACTCGTATTACCAGCTCGTTATCCCAATTTACTTGTAAACGGCACAACAGGAATATCAGCTGGTTATGCGACAGATATCCCTCCGCATAATTTAGGCGAGGTCATCGATGCTACTACTTACCTAATAGATCATCCTGATGCAACTGTCAAAGATTTGATGAAATTTATCAAAGGTCCTGATTTTCCAACAGGTGGAATTATTCAAGGACTAGAAGGTTTACAAAGTGCTTATAAAACAGGGCGTGGCAAAATTGTTATTCGCTCAAAAACAAAAATAGAGAATTTACGTGGTGGTAAACAACAAATTGTTATCAATGAAATTCCTTATGAAGTAAATAAAGCACAACTTGTCAAAAAGATGGATGAGATTCGTATTAACCGGAAGTTAGAAGGAATTGCTGAAGTTCGTGATGAATCCGATCGTGAAGGCTTGCAAATTGTTGTTGAGTTAAAAAAAGATGCAAATGCCGAAGGAATTCTAAACTATTTTTTCAAGAATACTGATTTACAAGTAAACTATCATTTTAATATGGTGGCTATCGATGAACGCCGTCCTCATCAAGTTGGCTTGGCACGCATAATTACTGCCTACTTGGAACACCAGAAAGAAGTTATTATCCGTCGGACGCGCTTTAATTTAAATAAGGCTGAGACACGTTTACATATTGTAGATGCACTTATTCGAGTTATTTCAATTCTAGATGAAGTCATTCAGATGATTCGGGATAGTAAGGATAAAAAAGATGCTAAGCATAATATCATGAAAGCATTTGATTTTTCTGAAAAACAAGCAGAAGCTATTGTCTCCTTACAACTTTATCGTTTGACCAATACCGATATTGTAGCCTTACAGAATGAGAAGTTAAATCTTAACGAGCAAGTGGCTTCTTATAATAGTATTTTAAACAATGAAAAAATATTACTTAAAGTTATGAAAAATGAACTGGTTGCGGTCAAGAAAAATTTTGCTACGCCAAGGCGCTCTACCGTTGAAGCAGAAATTGATGAAATTACTATTGAAACGGAAGTACTTATTCCGGATGAGCAAGTTTATGTTGTCTTGACACAAGAAGGTTATTATAAACGAACAACTTTACGGTCATTTGCAGCAACCGATGTTGCTGATGTAGGTATGCGTGAGGGCGATCAACCCTTATTAATTGAAAAAGCGTCTACTCTGGATGCTATTGTAATCTTTACCAATAAAGGAGACTACATTCATCTTCCAATTCACGAGTTACCTGAGCTAAAATGGAAGGAAATGGGTCACCATTTATCGCAAATGATTCCCTTTGCACCAGGTGAAGAAATTGTGGCTGCTCATATTTTAAAAAATGACGTGCAATTATCTGATAAGCAGACGGTTTTATTTATTACTAAAGAAGGATTGATTAAACATACTCTTCTAGCTGATTATCCAAGTTTTCGTGGTTATCGAAAGAAAAAAATCATGGCTATTCGATTGAAGACTGAAACAGATGAAGTAGTCAGCATTGATTTTGTTAATAAAACGGAAAGTGATTATGAAGTCTTAATCGTTACACATAATGGATTCAGTTTGCGATTCCTATTAGAAGAAGTCAATCTTACTGGTGCACGAACAAGTGGCGTTAAGGCTATTAACTTAAAATCTGAAGATTATGTAGTCGGAGGAGCACTAATTTCTAAAGATGATGACAAGCATCCCTTGTTAATTGTTACGCAACGGGGCAATGCCAAACGCTTCCGTGCTGGAGAAATTACGCGTTCAAGTCGTGCGCAACGAGGCTTACTGTTGATTAAAGAATTAAAAACTAATCCGCACCGTATCATCTATCTGGATGCCAACCCGGAAGTGGATGCGACCTACGCCATCCGGACATCTCGGGGGCAAAATAAAACCTTTGCTTCCAAGTCCTTACCATTTACACCGCGCTATACGAACGGCTCCTCTATACTTATTGAAAGTGATGAGGGCGCTGTTTATACTATTAAAAAAGAGTATGTTTTCTCTGAAATGGATGAGTAA
- a CDS encoding ABC transporter permease, protein MKIIKDKTLLLLSSLGTAAFVFMNIIEYKPNRISQGIKYSSFQFFGSLGMIILILWLALLGLSFFERKDKNRLVFILAVFLLLALIWILQLKSGSVSARESSARISFSAGFYTQVFCLYLLFSTYTQRIKDDSFIIGIGFLSVLSVLVYLFLTGAFEDFSLIKEYNIKKTQFSENLRIHALLTVSSVVTGALIAIPLGFLAYYKKSFEDKVMVPLSIIETIPSLSLFGILLVPLSGLGKLPFFDALGVSGIGWAPAYIALTLYTLLPIGRNTLTGFYSVDKNIKEAAKGMGMSKRQVLQKIELPLAFPVIFTGIRIAFIQTIGGAVLAGLVGGGGMGTFVFLGLGEASPDLILLGVLPIVFFTVLLDYLLRAFEKQVRSVLYD, encoded by the coding sequence ATGAAGATAATAAAAGATAAAACATTGCTGCTGCTTTCCTCCTTAGGGACAGCAGCATTTGTTTTTATGAACATAATAGAATACAAACCAAATCGAATCTCTCAAGGAATAAAATATTCAAGTTTCCAGTTTTTTGGTAGTTTAGGAATGATTATCCTCATTCTGTGGCTTGCTTTATTAGGTTTGTCTTTTTTTGAAAGAAAAGATAAAAATAGGCTTGTTTTTATACTAGCAGTCTTCTTGCTGTTAGCGCTTATTTGGATTTTACAACTAAAATCTGGTAGCGTTTCAGCTAGAGAAAGTTCAGCACGAATTAGTTTTTCGGCAGGTTTTTATACTCAAGTTTTCTGTCTTTACTTATTATTCTCAACTTACACGCAACGTATTAAAGATGACTCATTTATAATAGGGATTGGTTTTTTAAGTGTATTATCTGTTTTGGTTTACTTGTTTTTAACAGGTGCTTTTGAAGATTTTTCACTAATTAAAGAATATAATATTAAAAAGACGCAATTTAGCGAGAATTTAAGAATTCATGCCTTACTGACTGTTAGTTCGGTTGTAACAGGCGCTCTTATAGCTATCCCTCTTGGATTTTTAGCTTATTATAAAAAAAGTTTCGAAGATAAAGTGATGGTTCCTTTAAGCATTATCGAAACTATACCGAGTCTTTCGTTGTTTGGGATTCTCTTAGTGCCTTTATCTGGACTTGGTAAACTTCCATTTTTTGATGCCCTTGGAGTAAGTGGCATTGGCTGGGCTCCTGCCTACATAGCCCTTACTTTGTATACGCTTCTTCCAATTGGAAGAAATACCTTGACAGGGTTTTATTCTGTCGATAAGAATATAAAAGAAGCAGCAAAAGGGATGGGGATGAGTAAACGACAAGTTTTACAAAAGATTGAACTCCCCCTTGCTTTTCCGGTTATCTTTACGGGTATTCGAATTGCTTTTATTCAAACGATTGGTGGTGCCGTACTAGCTGGTTTAGTAGGTGGCGGTGGGATGGGGACGTTTGTATTCCTAGGTCTTGGCGAAGCGTCACCAGATTTAATTCTTTTAGGAGTGCTTCCCATTGTTTTTTTCACAGTGCTCCTTGATTATTTATTGAGAGCCTTTGAAAAACAAGTGAGGAGTGTCCTTTATGATTAA
- a CDS encoding ABC transporter ATP-binding protein produces the protein MIKINNVTKKYGDFTAVDKLSLTVNKAEFLVILGPSGCGKSTLLRLINKMIDRNGGEIQVNGEDIDTVKGEELRKKIGYVIQSTGLFPHMDVKKNIATVPNLLNWEEKKISKRVDEMLTLVGLQPEKYKDKKPSELSGGEAQRIGVARAIASDPDILLMDEPFGAVDPINRLRLQKEFRKIQRELKKTVVFVTHDIDEALLLADRICVMNKGEIVQLDTPENIVLHPKNDFVSDFFKGEGILTILSRKPAVDYANESVILEEEPLDKNATLREVLTDMLTTGKEQVALVNGSISWDSILKIAGSDLNDSE, from the coding sequence ATGATTAAAATAAATAATGTCACTAAAAAATATGGTGACTTTACAGCTGTAGATAAGCTTTCTTTAACGGTAAATAAGGCAGAGTTTTTAGTAATACTCGGTCCTTCAGGCTGTGGTAAATCCACTTTACTTCGTTTAATCAATAAAATGATTGACCGTAACGGTGGAGAAATCCAAGTGAATGGCGAGGACATCGATACTGTTAAAGGGGAAGAACTAAGAAAAAAAATCGGCTATGTCATTCAAAGTACCGGACTATTTCCTCATATGGATGTTAAAAAGAATATCGCAACTGTACCAAACTTATTAAATTGGGAAGAAAAAAAGATTTCAAAACGTGTGGATGAAATGTTGACTTTAGTTGGATTGCAACCAGAAAAATACAAAGATAAAAAACCATCGGAGTTATCAGGTGGAGAAGCCCAACGAATCGGTGTTGCAAGAGCGATTGCATCTGATCCCGATATTCTTCTTATGGATGAACCTTTTGGAGCGGTTGACCCAATAAATAGATTAAGACTTCAAAAGGAATTTAGAAAAATTCAAAGGGAACTCAAAAAAACAGTTGTTTTTGTAACGCATGATATTGATGAAGCCTTACTATTAGCAGATAGAATTTGTGTCATGAATAAAGGCGAAATCGTTCAGTTGGATACACCTGAAAATATTGTTCTCCATCCTAAGAATGATTTTGTCAGTGATTTCTTTAAAGGAGAGGGTATTTTAACTATCTTATCCAGAAAGCCTGCAGTTGATTACGCAAATGAGTCGGTGATACTGGAAGAAGAACCGTTAGATAAGAATGCAACACTTCGTGAAGTTTTAACAGATATGTTAACGACAGGAAAAGAACAGGTGGCGCTTGTAAACGGTAGTATATCTTGGGACAGTATATTAAAAATAGCTGGAAGTGATTTGAATGATAGCGAATAA
- a CDS encoding glycine betaine ABC transporter substrate-binding protein gives MKKNKLYSFSLFLVLLVLSACGSTDNNEETEAINPDDPIVLGSFVDTEGGILGNMLLLALEENGYTVTDKVQFGTPDVQRNALLQGELDMGIDYTGNGQYYSEGFEEAVWGDAQEGYQAIKTYDEENNSLTWLEPAEANNTEMLAVKKDFADENNLKTLEDFAAYVNDGGEVKFITSQLFAEKNMGLLGMEEGYGFKLDPDQLIMLPHGNTAETISALENGTDDVNVALVYGTDGSVPELDLVVLEDPLSIPPVFEPSAVIRTEVLEEYPGIKEVVENTFQTLNLENLQVMNKKVIVDGLSPADVAREHLTEEGILD, from the coding sequence ATGAAAAAAAATAAACTTTATAGTTTCTCGTTATTTCTAGTACTTCTCGTGTTATCAGCTTGTGGTTCAACAGATAATAATGAAGAAACAGAGGCAATTAATCCCGACGACCCGATTGTTTTAGGTTCCTTTGTTGATACTGAAGGTGGTATTCTCGGCAATATGCTTTTGTTAGCACTTGAGGAGAATGGCTACACAGTTACAGACAAAGTGCAATTTGGAACGCCGGACGTGCAACGAAACGCCCTTTTACAGGGAGAATTGGATATGGGAATCGATTATACCGGAAACGGCCAATATTATTCTGAAGGGTTTGAAGAAGCGGTTTGGGGAGATGCACAAGAAGGTTACCAAGCTATTAAAACATATGACGAAGAAAATAATAGTTTAACGTGGTTAGAACCTGCAGAAGCAAATAATACAGAAATGTTAGCTGTTAAAAAAGACTTTGCGGATGAAAATAACTTAAAAACGTTAGAAGATTTTGCAGCCTATGTTAATGATGGTGGCGAAGTTAAGTTTATTACAAGCCAATTATTTGCAGAAAAAAATATGGGTCTTTTGGGAATGGAAGAGGGATACGGCTTTAAATTAGATCCTGACCAACTTATCATGTTGCCTCATGGAAATACAGCAGAGACAATCAGTGCACTCGAAAATGGAACGGATGATGTGAACGTGGCTTTAGTTTACGGAACGGATGGTTCGGTGCCTGAGCTAGACTTAGTAGTCTTAGAAGATCCACTTTCTATTCCGCCTGTATTCGAACCTTCTGCAGTCATTCGAACTGAAGTGCTAGAAGAGTATCCTGGAATTAAAGAAGTGGTTGAAAATACATTCCAAACCTTAAATCTGGAAAACCTTCAAGTCATGAATAAAAAAGTAATTGTAGACGGCTTATCACCAGCAGATGTTGCCAGAGAGCACTTAACTGAAGAAGGCATTCTAGATTAA
- the ybaK gene encoding Cys-tRNA(Pro) deacylase yields the protein MSKGKTNKTNAIRKLDQKNIAYQIHHNPWTDEGPHAKKKIVSEEKRIFKTLVVKGNETGPIVVCLPASKEINLKTLAKVSDNKKVELLPLEELEKTTGYIRGGTSPIGMKKSYKTFIAREAEDLITIIVSAGKRGLQIELAPQDLLDLTKGTLADISSSINK from the coding sequence ATGTCAAAAGGTAAGACAAACAAAACAAATGCGATACGAAAATTAGACCAAAAAAATATTGCTTATCAAATTCATCACAACCCATGGACTGATGAAGGACCACATGCGAAGAAAAAAATAGTTTCTGAAGAAAAGCGGATCTTCAAAACACTTGTAGTAAAAGGAAATGAGACCGGACCAATTGTTGTCTGTTTACCGGCGAGTAAAGAAATTAATCTAAAAACTTTGGCAAAAGTGAGTGATAACAAAAAAGTCGAGTTACTTCCACTAGAAGAATTAGAGAAAACTACTGGTTATATCCGCGGTGGAACCTCTCCTATCGGTATGAAAAAAAGTTACAAAACGTTCATAGCTAGGGAGGCAGAAGATTTAATTACCATAATTGTCTCGGCTGGAAAAAGAGGGTTACAAATAGAATTAGCGCCCCAAGATCTTTTGGATTTAACAAAAGGGACATTGGCAGATATTTCTTCTAGTATTAACAAATAA
- a CDS encoding manganese-dependent inorganic pyrophosphatase, translated as MEKLLVFGHQNPDTDAVTSAISFAHYLNQMGVEAEAVALGEVNEETDFALRHFEADFPRVITTASNEVSAVALVDHNEFQQSVSDISNLEVKYVVDHHRISNFETANPLYYRAEPVGCTNTIIYKLFKEAEIAIPSQIAGLMVSAIISDTLLFKSPTCTGEDIKAAQALAELAELDLEAYGLELLKAGTALENKSNEALLNMDAKSFSMGDKIVRVGQVNTVDIDEVLERQKDLEKLMEVTNASEGYDLFVLMITNIIENDSKILAVGSGAAKVETAFDVTLKDHTALLEGVVSRKKQVIPQLTEAYTN; from the coding sequence ATGGAAAAATTACTTGTTTTCGGCCATCAAAATCCAGATACCGATGCTGTAACATCAGCAATTTCATTTGCACACTATTTAAATCAAATGGGAGTTGAAGCGGAAGCTGTTGCTTTAGGTGAAGTAAACGAAGAGACTGACTTTGCATTGCGTCATTTTGAAGCAGATTTCCCACGCGTCATTACGACAGCATCCAATGAAGTGAGTGCGGTCGCTTTAGTAGATCACAACGAATTTCAGCAAAGTGTTTCAGATATTTCAAATCTTGAAGTTAAATATGTGGTTGATCACCACCGGATTAGTAACTTTGAAACAGCAAATCCTCTTTATTACCGTGCTGAACCAGTAGGATGTACAAACACCATCATTTATAAACTATTTAAAGAAGCAGAAATTGCAATTCCTAGTCAAATTGCTGGCCTAATGGTATCAGCAATCATTTCTGATACCTTACTGTTCAAATCACCAACTTGTACAGGCGAGGATATCAAAGCTGCTCAGGCCCTTGCTGAGCTTGCTGAGCTTGATTTAGAGGCTTATGGATTAGAGTTGTTGAAAGCAGGAACTGCTTTAGAAAACAAATCGAATGAAGCGCTTTTGAATATGGACGCAAAGTCATTTTCAATGGGAGACAAAATCGTCCGAGTAGGTCAAGTTAATACTGTTGACATTGATGAAGTCCTAGAACGCCAAAAAGATTTAGAAAAGTTAATGGAAGTAACCAACGCCTCTGAAGGCTATGATTTATTTGTTTTGATGATTACAAATATTATCGAAAATGATTCGAAGATATTAGCTGTAGGCTCTGGAGCTGCAAAAGTTGAAACAGCTTTTGACGTGACTCTAAAAGACCATACTGCATTACTTGAAGGGGTTGTATCACGTAAAAAACAAGTGATCCCTCAATTAACTGAAGCCTATACAAATTAA
- the parE gene encoding DNA topoisomerase IV subunit B has translation MKEIKGNQYNDASIQVLEGLDAVRKRPGMYIGSTDSRGLHHMVYEIVDNAVDEALSGFADEIKITIHKDQSVTVSDNGRGMPTGMHQSGVPTIQVIFTVLHAGGKFGQEGGYKTSGGLHGVGASVVNALSEFLEVSVVRDKVRYQLSFENGGKPKGKMKKTTKVNQPDGSSVHFLPDPQIFGKSQLNYDLLVERIRESAFLLKGLRISLTDERTNKSETFQYHEGIKEFVAYLNEEKDTLSPIAAFTASIEDIEVDFSFQYNDGYSETILSFVNNVRTKDGGTHEVGAKTGMTKAFNEYARKVGLLKEKEKNLEGSDVREGLTAVLSLRIPESILQFEGQTKEKLGTTQARSIVDNLINERLGIYLIENGEVGQMLIRKSLKAREARNAARKARELSRNGKKRKGELLLSGKLTPAQSKNAKKNELYLVEGDSAGGSAKQGRDRKFQAILPLRGKVINTERANMQDILKNEEISTIIHTVGAGVGADFDVNDSNYDKIIIMTDADTDGAHIQTLLLTFFYRYMKPLLEAGKIYLAQPPLYKVSKGVGKKEVIEYAWTEKELEVAIDKIGKGYIIQRYKGLGEMNADQLWETTMDPTTRTLIRVVVDDKALLERRVTTLMGNKVEPRRKWIEKNVEFSLEDDKSILEETDVNADTQMKKHLDEETEAMELAESERGDA, from the coding sequence ATGAAAGAAATAAAAGGAAATCAATACAATGATGCATCTATCCAAGTCCTGGAAGGATTAGACGCCGTTAGAAAAAGACCAGGTATGTACATTGGCTCAACTGACAGTAGAGGGCTTCATCACATGGTCTATGAGATAGTAGACAATGCGGTTGACGAGGCACTTTCTGGATTCGCTGATGAAATTAAAATAACCATTCATAAAGATCAAAGCGTGACCGTTTCCGATAATGGTCGCGGAATGCCAACCGGTATGCACCAGAGTGGTGTCCCAACGATTCAAGTTATTTTTACAGTCTTACATGCAGGTGGAAAATTTGGACAAGAAGGTGGCTATAAAACGTCTGGTGGTCTCCATGGGGTAGGGGCTAGTGTGGTAAATGCACTCTCAGAATTTCTAGAAGTGAGCGTAGTCCGTGACAAAGTCCGGTACCAATTATCCTTTGAAAATGGTGGTAAACCAAAAGGAAAAATGAAAAAAACCACTAAGGTTAATCAACCAGATGGTTCATCGGTACACTTTTTACCAGACCCCCAAATATTCGGGAAATCACAATTAAATTATGATCTTTTAGTAGAGCGCATCCGTGAATCTGCTTTTTTATTAAAAGGGCTTCGTATTTCTTTAACAGATGAGCGAACCAATAAAAGTGAAACCTTTCAATATCACGAAGGTATTAAAGAGTTTGTTGCTTACTTAAATGAAGAAAAAGATACATTAAGTCCTATTGCTGCTTTTACAGCCTCTATTGAAGATATCGAAGTAGATTTTTCCTTTCAATATAATGATGGCTACTCTGAAACCATTCTTTCTTTTGTTAATAATGTCCGAACAAAAGATGGGGGAACGCACGAAGTAGGTGCTAAAACCGGTATGACTAAGGCCTTTAATGAGTATGCTAGAAAGGTAGGTCTTCTAAAAGAGAAGGAAAAAAACTTGGAAGGTAGCGATGTACGCGAAGGATTGACTGCTGTTTTATCTTTACGTATCCCAGAATCTATTCTGCAGTTTGAAGGTCAAACTAAAGAAAAACTCGGCACCACACAAGCGCGCTCCATTGTAGATAACTTGATCAACGAACGTTTAGGGATTTATTTAATTGAAAACGGGGAAGTAGGTCAAATGCTTATTCGTAAGTCTTTGAAGGCTCGAGAAGCACGTAATGCAGCCCGTAAAGCTAGAGAACTGTCTCGTAACGGTAAAAAGCGTAAAGGTGAGTTACTACTATCTGGTAAGCTGACACCTGCCCAAAGTAAAAATGCTAAAAAAAATGAGTTGTATTTGGTAGAAGGAGACTCTGCTGGCGGGTCAGCCAAACAAGGACGAGATCGCAAGTTTCAAGCTATCCTACCATTGCGTGGAAAAGTTATTAATACAGAGCGAGCTAACATGCAGGATATCTTAAAAAATGAGGAAATTAGCACTATTATTCACACAGTGGGTGCTGGGGTAGGTGCTGATTTTGATGTCAATGATAGTAACTATGACAAAATTATTATTATGACTGACGCGGATACAGATGGTGCGCACATCCAAACACTCTTATTAACGTTTTTCTACCGCTATATGAAACCTTTGCTTGAAGCCGGAAAAATATATTTAGCGCAACCACCTCTTTACAAAGTTTCCAAAGGTGTTGGGAAAAAAGAAGTCATTGAGTATGCATGGACTGAAAAAGAATTGGAAGTGGCCATTGATAAAATTGGTAAAGGTTACATTATACAGCGTTATAAAGGTTTAGGGGAAATGAATGCCGATCAATTATGGGAAACTACCATGGACCCAACAACGCGAACTTTAATTCGTGTAGTGGTAGATGATAAAGCGCTATTAGAACGTCGTGTTACTACTTTAATGGGAAATAAAGTAGAGCCTAGACGAAAATGGATTGAGAAAAATGTTGAGTTTTCTTTAGAAGATGATAAGAGTATTTTAGAAGAAACCGATGTAAATGCAGATACCCAAATGAAAAAACATTTAGATGAAGAAACTGAAGCAATGGAATTAGCAGAAAGTGAAAGAGGTGACGCATAA